One window from the genome of Treponema sp. OMZ 838 encodes:
- a CDS encoding adenine phosphoribosyltransferase: MRDTLIDSAVRKIPDFPKKGILFYDITGLLINPEAFHYCLDKLTGFYKDEKIDAVAAIESRGFIFAAPFADRLGIPLILIRKKGKLPGDTYSCSYDLEYGQATIEVHTSDIQKGQRILLLDDLIATGGTLNAARKMLNQGGAEVVGFCGVIGLPFLHYDKIIGDLPIKTLIEYDSE, translated from the coding sequence ATGAGAGATACATTGATAGATAGTGCCGTTCGCAAGATTCCTGATTTTCCTAAGAAGGGAATTTTGTTTTATGATATTACGGGGCTTCTGATAAATCCTGAAGCGTTTCACTATTGTTTGGATAAGCTTACGGGCTTTTATAAGGATGAAAAAATCGATGCGGTTGCAGCGATCGAATCGCGCGGTTTTATTTTTGCGGCTCCCTTTGCAGATAGACTCGGTATCCCGTTGATTCTTATCAGAAAGAAGGGAAAGTTGCCGGGCGATACCTATTCCTGCTCATACGACCTCGAATACGGGCAAGCAACGATCGAAGTGCACACCTCCGATATACAAAAGGGGCAGCGGATATTGCTGCTCGATGATCTGATTGCAACCGGCGGCACGCTGAATGCGGCGCGGAAAATGCTGAATCAGGGCGGCGCCGAGGTGGTCGGTTTTTGCGGCGTTATCGGATTGCCGTTTTTGCACTATGACAAGATTATCGGTGATTTACCGATTAAAACACTGATCGAATACGACAGCGAATAG
- the asnS gene encoding asparagine--tRNA ligase translates to MITLIKDILTQKPDGQEVAVYGWVRTKRETKNLIFIQVNDGSCFASIQLTFDRDKGIDAQTEKELSRITTGASIKAIGALIESPASGQAVEVAAKTIFVYGEASGETYPLQKKRHTFEFLRDIAHLRARTNTFGAVARVRNQMAFAVHNFFQEHGFQYVHTPLITASDCEGAGEMFQVTTLNMQEIIRKALKDKVDPATFAVDYKQDFFEREAYLTVSGQLEIETYATALSRVYTFGPTFRAENSNTTRHLSEFWMIEPEMSFFRLEDNMDLAEKFVVYLLKWALTHCRADLEFFNAQIKPGLIETLEHVVESKFTRITYTDAVKELEKHASEFEFKPFWGCDLQSEHEKYLTEQVFQGPVIVTDYPKEIKAFYMKQNDDGKTVRAMDVLVPGLGEIIGGSEREDNLAALETRMTDLGLDVKNYWWYLDLRRYGTVPHSGFGLGFDRLLLYVTGMANIRDVIPYPRTPKSAEF, encoded by the coding sequence ATGATTACATTAATTAAAGATATACTGACGCAGAAACCGGACGGGCAGGAGGTTGCCGTCTACGGATGGGTGCGTACCAAACGTGAGACAAAGAACCTCATTTTTATTCAGGTAAACGACGGTTCATGCTTTGCGTCGATTCAGCTCACCTTTGACCGCGATAAGGGGATCGATGCGCAAACCGAAAAAGAATTAAGCAGGATTACGACCGGCGCTTCCATTAAAGCGATCGGAGCATTGATTGAATCTCCCGCATCGGGACAGGCAGTAGAGGTCGCCGCAAAAACGATTTTTGTGTACGGCGAGGCTTCCGGAGAAACCTATCCGTTGCAAAAAAAACGGCATACGTTTGAGTTTTTACGCGACATAGCTCACTTACGCGCCCGTACCAATACGTTCGGAGCGGTTGCCCGTGTACGGAATCAAATGGCTTTTGCCGTGCATAACTTCTTTCAAGAACATGGGTTCCAGTACGTGCATACGCCGCTGATTACCGCCTCCGATTGCGAAGGCGCCGGCGAGATGTTTCAGGTAACTACGCTTAATATGCAGGAGATTATCCGCAAGGCCTTAAAAGATAAAGTTGATCCTGCCACCTTTGCAGTTGATTACAAACAGGACTTCTTTGAACGCGAGGCCTATTTGACAGTTTCCGGTCAGCTGGAAATAGAAACGTATGCAACCGCTCTTTCACGGGTCTATACCTTTGGCCCGACCTTCCGTGCGGAAAACTCAAACACGACGCGGCACCTCTCCGAATTTTGGATGATAGAACCGGAGATGTCGTTTTTCCGGCTTGAGGACAACATGGATTTAGCGGAGAAATTTGTTGTCTATCTCCTTAAATGGGCGTTAACTCATTGCAGAGCCGACCTTGAGTTTTTTAATGCACAGATTAAACCGGGTCTTATCGAAACGCTGGAACACGTGGTGGAGTCCAAGTTTACCCGCATCACCTATACCGATGCGGTGAAGGAACTTGAAAAGCATGCTTCCGAGTTTGAGTTTAAACCGTTCTGGGGTTGCGATCTTCAAAGCGAGCACGAAAAATATTTGACCGAGCAGGTCTTTCAAGGCCCCGTTATCGTAACGGATTATCCCAAGGAAATAAAAGCCTTCTATATGAAGCAAAACGATGACGGTAAAACGGTGCGGGCGATGGATGTGCTGGTGCCGGGACTCGGCGAGATTATCGGCGGTTCCGAACGGGAAGACAACCTTGCCGCGCTGGAAACCCGTATGACCGATCTCGGCCTTGATGTCAAAAACTACTGGTGGTATTTGGATTTGCGCCGCTACGGAACCGTACCGCATTCGGGATTTGGGCTTGGATTTGACCGGCTGCTCCTCTATGTTACCGGTATGGCGAATATCCGCGATGTTATTCCGTATCCGCGGACTCCGAAATCTGCGGAATTTTAA